The region TTGAGCTTCTCAGATGAAACACACTTCAGATTCAGCTTTCTCCGTAACTTTCCTGTCGAAGTCTGTGCACTTAATCTCGATGTACCCTTTAGCCAAGTGgtatacaaaacaaatgtcagcTTAAGAAACAGCTTTGAATGATATTTGACAAAAAGGAGAAacagaaataaagaaaaaaagtacCTGCCCGACCATGATCCACTCGTTGTCTTGCCAAGATTGTCTAACTCGAATGTCGGATTTGTTTGCCCTGAGAGTCAACGAGGAACCAAGTAACCTAACCAAAACACAATCATTCTCCAAAACGTTGGAAACGATTGCAATCTTCCAGGAACAACTCTCTAAAACCTCAACAAGGTCACCAGGAGCCCAAGAATGTAGAACTtgaaaaggaggaggaggaggctcaGGTCTCATGCTCTTCCTCGGTACCCTCTCTGTAGTACCTTCACTATCATACATGACAGTGTAATAATGCCCATTACCAGTTATAATCTCAGCAGATCGCCAAGCACCAGATGGAACTGATGATTTGGTCAACACTTCTACTTTAGTTCCTTTCTTGAATCTCATGGTTCCAAACTGCTTATAAGATAACAATCAGATACTACTATGCAAAGAGACTCAACTTCTTTTTTATCCACAAGGCATTTTTTTCTATTGAGTtcaaaccacaaaaaaaaaacaagagaaaagcAACACATCCAATGAAGCAAGGCAGTAAAAAATTCACTAGAGTATTTTTATGATGATTGATGATCCATTGCAAATATAAGTTGGAGCAAGTAGATCCCATGAGAATCTAACTTCAGCTTCAATCTATTGTTGTCATAAAACGTTTCAGATTCTTTTGCTTCACAATCACCAGATTGCATAAAAGTCATATAAACTGTTCAATGAAAATTGAAAGTGTGATGATTACTCAATCTCTAGGATCACTCTTCAAGATATTAAAGGAGAAAGACAATCTCTAAAAACAGTTTTCATTGTTAAGCAGACAATCAAGAGactaaaaactcaaaatttttgaattaaaaattatgtttaccTTAAGAAAAGAATGTTTATTAGCACGCAAAGGAAGACATCATTCTTTCTGCTTccacaaacaacaacaaagcttcatctattttctttttaattttctggGCAACCAAACAAGGATCAAAGGGGCaatggaagaaaaaaaacttatatgctaatataaaaatatataagtttaggCTTTTTACACGTCAGCAAGCCAAAAACAAAATCGTTAGCCAGTTTTAATTTTGAAGGAAAAGAATccaaaatgaagaagaaaataatagtTCTAAGTTGCGGACTTGTAACACCCGTTGGGCTTTGGCGTTGTTTATCCATCAAAACCGCATGAGAAATGGCCCTTTGTTTGCTTCTATTCGAAGAACAATGGCTATCGTCTCGTTTTGGAGTTTAGGCAAAGCCATTTGTATATAGAAATGCATTCATTAACAGTGTCGTCATTACGTAGACGTTAGATGTTCAGAGGATGaaaacgttaaaaaaaaaagcgacGAATATCCGtagtgttatttgttttatattattcttGTTGGTGAGCAGCACGAGCAATGTGCGTGTTGAGGTGTGCCAAAAGAGCTCTACTTAAATTACCAATTCTTTATCAAGCAAAAAGTTtatgaaagaacaaaaaaaaacaaaagaagcgTTACGGGGGATGGATGATCAGTTCAGGTGGCCACTACACTTTTGAATATAATACTTTTGGCTTCTAACGCACCCAAAATGTTGTAGTAATAATCATGTCGCTGTCTTGCAGTATTTGATTTACATTTACTTGATTCACAATGGATAAACGACACCAACTCTTAAGTCTATTTGAATGCAAtcatctaaaattaaaaatattctatgCCCACTTTAACCGTATGAGGATGAATCTGAGATTGATGCATATAACATGGGAgtgaatttaagatttataagtGAAACGTAGGCGAATAAAATGTTTGttcatacaaaataaaaaagaagaagctaatCTAAAACCTTGTCGACTCGTGCATTcatacaagaaaaaaacacatttgctattgttttgtttctttttttggctTCTCCGGGTAGAAAGAAAGCGTGTAAGTGGGTTATATTGCTGCTCCTTCCACGCATGAAACTTCACTCTTACATCCTTCACTTCGGATCCACTCCAACACTGAAGAACAGTCCTCTCTTCCAATGAAATGCCTTCACAAAACAGAGTCACAAATCCATAAccaaaatgtttatataatagcCAACAAAACAGAATATAAATCATCGAGTCTTCTCTGTACCTATTTCTAGGGCGGTACGCCTTTAGTGCATTAGCTTCTCGAGAGTTTCTCATGTCTTTGTTCATCCTGATAGAATCAGGCACCACCAGCGTCTCTGTTTCCTTCTCGTAAGCATCGTAAATGAATTCAAGTATTGTATCCTGCGAAGTAGACAAATGATTGCATCACCAGCAACCCAATAGTTATATAAGTAATTTAAATAGAATCAGAAACATGTATGTATACCAGAGGCTTAGAAGCATTAAGCCAGTGGTACATAGGCTCACACCTGAACCATGTCATTTGCCTTTTTGCAAAGTTCCTGCATAATCAATCAATCAACCAAACTAAGTTAAAGATACAGAATCCTTCTGAAAGAATAGCAAACATAACTTCAATTTATTTTCAGTCAGTTCAAGTCTTATGTAGAGGAATCACCTAGATACTTGCTGAAACTTGTTCAAGAACCCATAGAACTCTCCAGGGGAACTTACACCCCCTTGTCGACGACATTTCGATAGATATTCCATGGCCTGAAAAAGAATGTTTCCACCGTTGCAGAACCCTTGTCTGATTACGATCATCATACAGGTAATAAAGAGCTTACCTGTCTGTAACCAATGGCTCGAGTTGCAGAGTTTGTGTTTGGAAGAAGACCAAGATCAAGAAGCCATCTAGCTTCTGATAAAACTCCATTGGCACCTGAAGTTTGAGAAACAAATAAGCAATATCAAAGAAGACAACCTCAGAAGAGCATGCCATTGTTATCCTTGCAAGTTTAATATACTAAAACTAAGTAGCTGCAGTTACTGACCTGAGAGCATGTCTTCGCATCTGAAGTCAATAGATCTATAGAGATCAATCCGTGGGCttgacaagaaaaaacaaaggaaGTCATAGTCCAAATctgtatgtatattttgaatagAGATATCACCCGATGAACCATCCTCACTGAAGTCATCATTGGCGTCAGGAGAGTTCAAACTTTCTCGAAAAGAATCATATGGAACACGAAAGGAAGACGGAGGAGATCCAGTTGTCTGCCACGTAAACAAACAAAGTTGTTAAAGCACAAAGACACTTCACCTGTCGAGCAAGAACTAACCTTATGATCAAATCATTGTCAAAACCTTGAGTATCTCGAGGCTACGCTTGAGTCTGTACCAATCATTACGAGGTAAAGAAGAGGCTTTCTGATCACCAGCATTGACAACAAACTCAACAGCCGCATCCCAGTTATGATCGGTCTGAAAATCAACTAGCATATCGTGGACCTCGGAGATGATCTCTGGAGAAGGTTTAGGCACATCTGGCTTCCCATACATAAACCTAACACATTACCAAGAAAGCATAGATATAAACCTAACACATTACaaaagggaacaagacaaagtatatatatatatatatatattatgccATACCATCGCAGGTACAATCCAGTGCCACCTGTGACTATGGGAACACGCCCTCTACTAAGAATGTCTTTAGTAACTTGCCTTCCATCTTCGAAAAATTGCCCCACAGAATAGTCTAAGTAAAAAAGCATACAAAATGAGAAGTTTCTTTGATTTTGCATACATGAGTATCAGAAGTATTGAGGAGCAGTGTAGAAGAACCTTGAGACGGATGCAAAATGTCGATAAGATGATGTGGCACCTCCTGCATAATTTTGCATAAACATACAACTTCAAGCTCAAAGGTATACACTTTTTGATTCGTTTCCACCaacaaatgtatttatatatcaGAAGGATACCTTTCTATAGCTTGCTGAGGGCTTGGCTGATCCAACATCAAGTCCTTTGTACACCTGTTGTCAACCAAAAACACAAAGCaagaaccttttttttttgaagaaagaaaCTTTCAACTTCAGCATTTCAGACACAACTGGTTCCAAACCATTTAGAGTCTTGGGTTAAGCAAAGCTGTCATCTTTCTGTTCAAGACGCACTATCAACTGGCCTAGACAAGGGCTCAAGTCCAGAGTCCTAGTTCACTCCTACTGAGCTATTACTAACTTAAACCAGAGAGTATAAATGGACCTGAACGGAGTCAGCACTGATGATTTCGCCGTTGAGACGCTTAGCTAGCTCCAAGGCAAGCCTGCTTTTCCCGGCGCCGGTGGGACCAGATATCACAATCACTTTCTCCTTCTCTGAGTTTCTCTTCTTATTCGAAGTGCTCCCGTTTACAGAATCAGAGCAAGCTGTAGCTCCGCAGAGTCTCCGGCGCAGTACAAGGCACGGCGGTTGCAGTCTCGAGCAACACGAACGTGTCGAGAATACTCCACAGCTAATCACCATTATTGTTACAGGCTTACTCGAAAGTTAAATGAAGcttttgaagattgaagacAGCGAGCGAAGGGGATTAGAGAGAAGTTCGGTTCGGTTAGGTTTACAGATTATTGGTGACATGATTTACCaatgatttagtttgatttATGATCATAACTCAAAAATGTCACCAATCatgatttatttttcattttttgagtTTACATTTGAGTTATAATGTGTTATCATTGAGGTACCATTTTGAGTTATCCCCTTTGTAAAATTGGTAACTCAAATGATTAATCAACATCAAGCCATTTCGCATGTATTAGAAGTTGAAGtgttagttattttattttctatagaTTATCTTACGGttagttttatcttttttaataatttaatattttaattgtatgATAATCATTTCTTACATTTACTTTCCTTCACTCACTAAACTATTTTCAAAACTAGTTAgtcaaacatttttataaatttcttatcagattttaattattatttttaaaattgtttctttaattttaactattaaCTGTGTTTGATAACTAaagattttatatacaaaattacattaatttataaatatatttgctataatttttgattatatgtttacataaatatataaatacgtAAATACCTTTgctatatattgtatattaacTAGGTTTGATaactaaaaattttatatacgaaattatataagtatatttcttttattttgattatatattttatattttcaggctattttatttataaatgttattatttgaaataaagACACTACAATTTATACATCGAAAATGTTACTAGTCagctatttaaaaaatttaataacttaTATTTTACATCAAACTCACCACATAAATCTACAGTTTCTACCACATAAATTTTACTGGAGTTACATCAAATTGTAACTTTTATTGTAAATCAACTCTAATACAATATGTCACCAGTCGGAGCCATTGTGTTTTTGATTACTCAACGTGCCCAGAATGTTAATTAACAATTGATGAATCCAATTATTGGCAAATATTgtaattaaaatcatatattatcaATATCAAAATGATCACAACTAGCAAATATAACGTCCATTTTTACGTACGTCACTAGAGATTATTAGTAACTTGAAAAAGACCAAAGAACAAAAGCacataaaaaaagaacaagaggGATTATATGAATAGCTCTCTCTCCATTAACAGACTTGTAACTATTATTGTGAAGCATCAGATCCTTCTTGGCAGCGTCATAGACCACGAGCCCGTCGGGGATTGAAGAATCCGGCAAGAGGTTGATCAGAAACTCTTCGGATGGCCGAGAACTAATCTGTAACCTCTGCATCCTGGGGCTTGTTTTGGACTTGGAAACAAATATTACACCAAGGATGTCTCCTTATATGGTTTTGTAACAACTTTGCATGTATAAGGTTCTCTTTTCATCATCATAGTTTCAACAATCTATATATAAGAGTTCAAAAGTCAAAGTGTGTCCTCATAGACATTTAATGTTGCATATTCAAACTCCTAAAGTTATGGCTTAAGTTATGATGGATATGATCAGTGAACTTTACTTTCGAAATGTATAACATCTTGTACCTTGTGGAGCAACTAATAGATGCAGACCTAAAATCATACACGAATATTAAGTATAACAGTTTTTATGGTTTCTCTATTCTCTAGTAAATGCGGCTGTAATTACTGTATTAGTTTTTGGATCAACTAGTTTCATGAAAAAGTTGAAAACCCCGTTTAAAATCACATACTACAAGAAGTTACATGTATGTACTAATCCCTGGCTGCAATAATTAAATTCTCATAGATACATTACGAATCAAGGCATTGAGCATTGACAAGCAAATTACACTAGGGATACAGCTCTTTCAAAACTTCaagatttgtgtttgtttgaaGGCGAACTTGAAGGTGCACATGTATTTCCCTCAAGTCAAAGTTCGCGTTCATATGACATTAGACTTGTTATTCTTTAATAGAATTTTCTATTGTTATATAATTCTggaatttatgtttttttaatattaattgtgGAGTATATGCTATAACATTAATACTTCTTCTTCAGTACTAAATTACTAACTCCACATGTGATTAGTTGGCGTGGATTTATAACTCTCTCACATAGGACAATCGGGCTTATCTGTTGTTGGTAGACAAGTCCAAGATAATTAATCGGTAATCGGAGATCCAGATACCCTTtgttattatgaaaaaaaaaacgtatgAAGGTTTATCGATATCACATTTTTGTCCACCGCTTTTGTTGCTGGCATATCCAATCATTTAAAAATCCTGTGTTTGACTTATGAAATTTCAGAAATGCTTACAAATCACTCTGCCTACCAATGACCTCACCTTAATTAGTAATACGAAAAagcattttaatttaaaacaatatatcgAGCCTCAACTCGATATCGATCTGGCCTATTCCCTTTCTTGTGATTAAAGTTTTTTACCTGCCGAAAGCATGTGTTAATCGAATCAACTCTCTCTGCAGTACATTTCTATGGAAAGGAGATATAGAAAGCCAGAACTCAGCAAGAGTAGCGTGGGAGACAGTGGTACTTACAAAGGAACAAGGTGGACTTGGGATAAGAGATCTGGGCGCTTGGAACACTGCTTCCTGTCTGAAACTAATTTGGATGTTGTTCTTCCGTGCGGGATCTGTATGGGTAGCCTGGTTTACGGAAGAGGTGCTTAGAGGATCCGTTCATAACTATTGGACCACCAAACCAAGTGCTTCCTTCTCATGGCTAGCAAATAAACTCCTCAAACTAAGGGGAGTGGTGTTTCCTATGATCAAATTAAGATTAGAGAGTGGGTCTTCTGCAAGATTCTGGTTCGATAATTGGTCACCATTTGGGCAGCTAACGACGTTTCTTGCTAGCTCCTCTTCTAGACTAGGTATACCGGAGAAGGCCTCGGTTGCATCACTATGTAGGAATGGTACCTGGCGGATACCCCCTGCAAGAACAGAAGAACAGTTACAACTGCAAGTCTATCTCACCACTGTATCATTAACTCAAAGTCCAGATTATTTTGAATGGGAACTACAAGGGAAAATGAGCCAAACTTATAGCACGAGAGCTGTTTATAGTTACCTTAGAGGTGAGAGAGCTGCTGTCGCTTGGGCTAACTCAGTCTGGTCTGCTTATGAAATCCCTCGTCATAGCTTCTTGACTTGGCTTGTCATCCAGAATAGATGTCCCACAAAGGATCGTCTCCTGCGCTGGGGATTGCAGGTTTCTCCTCTCTGTGCTCTCTGTAACACAGCTGTGGAATCGCGAAACCATCTATACTATGAGTGCCCTTACAGTAAAGACCTCTGGTCGCTAACTGCGTCTCGCTGTGCTCTAACTCCATTGTATGACTGGGAGCCTACGGTATCACAAATGATCAGCCTTCCCCGGAACAAGAACCGACGCCCTCGCACTCTGCTAGTTCTTCTTGGGTGGAAATCAACGATCTACTGGCTGTGGACTGAAAGGAATGAACGCTTGCACTCAAACAAATTCAGATCAGTTGATGTGCTTTTTCGGATCATTGATCGTCAACTGAGGAATCGTATTCAGAGCTTCAGAGAAACAAACCCTGTGTTGTCTTCTGCGATGATGCAATTGTGGGTCTCCTGAGCTCTTTGATCTCCCCTCAAACGGACTTCTATATCATCGCCTCACCCTCTACTCTATGGGATCTCCGTCAACTAAACTACATGACTTCAACCGTCGTTTTCTTCACTTTGCCTTTGGGCTTCTCTAACTACAAAAAGGTTCACTAATATGAGTTTCTTGAATGGGCTGGGCCCTTGTACTAAAGCCCCTGGCTTATAAACCTTTTGTTTTCTCcctttatttaaattaatgaaagcccaagttacaaaaaaaagttttttaccAGGTTTTTAAGATACTATGAgaattttttcttctataaaatgaaaatatgaaattgaaGCATAGGTCGGCCAACGAATGGGGAGTGATATCGTATGCCTGATTTCCTCGACCAGATGTGATGAACGAGAGAGATGGAAGTCAGAGAAAGCAGAAAGGGTTGTTAACTGTTAACTAAACGACAACAAATCGTTGACTTAGAAAAAGACAACAAGAATCACggataaataaatagaaaaacgacgtttttttttgtaaactatagAAAACGACGTTTTATAATGCAATAATACAtacacattctttttttttgacaaagattTTACTATTAAAATGCAAGAGAAATAAGAGTTATACAGAGTTTTATCTCAGTAGACCAACTGGTCTTACATATCTAGAAAGATACAAACTTGAATCAGATATCTTAGGGATGAGAAGTCTAGTTTGTGAACCATAACTGAAGAAGAGCTGAGGAGAATTTGGGTCTTTCTATCCTGAGGCTGGAGATTCTATTCTTCACAGTGAGCTTGATCTGAGCAATCAGTCCCTGTGAGGAAGTGAACCGGGAGTTATGCAATCGATTGTTTCTTTCAGTCCAGAGCGTGTAAAGAGTTGCTTGCCAGCATAGGAGCAGCAGAGTCTTCTGCACCCTATTTGATGGATGGCCTTTAAGTTGTGCCAGTAGAACAGACCATTGTCTCAATGAAGTGAAGTTACACTTGGTGGCAATTGGCTTCCAGATTTCCCAAGCAAAATTACAGTCGAAAAAACAGTGAGCAATAGATTCGTCAGCGGCATTGCACAGTAAGCATCGAGAATCAGTGAGCAGCCCCCAACTTAATATTCTATCACGAGTAGGACACCTATTTCTGACCATTAACCATACCAAGAACATGTGCTTGGGAATCCCTCCCGAGAACCAGACCTCCTTATGCCAAGCTACAGCAGGAGCAGGTGGACGAAGCAAGTCGTAGAGTGCCCCTGTTTTGTAGCTCATTTGCCTTTGATTTCCCGGCCACCATTCAATCTCATCTTTATAATCATTCAAGGACCGAGTAGACAAGTAAGTAATCACCTCAAGTTGCCGATCAGAGCGTGCATTTGGTAGAATCCAGCCTCCATTGTCCCAAAGCTCAGCTAGAGTAGCGGTCGAGCAAACTGGAAAACGCATCGATACAGAGGCGTTGAGGTAGACAGATAGCTTCCCATAAGGAGACCAGTTTGATGTCCAAAAGTAAGTGGTTTCACCATTGTGAATTTGCTTCCTGATCCATGGGTAGATAATTTCCCTGAGGTCAAGCAGCGTATTCACAAGCCAGGAGTGCTTCTGCCTCGTGTTGATCACCCAAAACATTTCAAGATTTCCATCAAGAATCTCATCCCTGAACCATGAAGACCAGACTGAATTTTCAGCGAAAAAAAGAATCCATACCATTTTTAATGCACAAGCCAGGTTCCAAGCCTCAAGGTTTCTCAGTCCAAGCCAGGTTACATACACATTCTTCTAACTCGAATTTGTTTAATTCCATAAAAAAGTTTCTTATCgctcattt is a window of Raphanus sativus cultivar WK10039 unplaced genomic scaffold, ASM80110v3 Scaffold3482, whole genome shotgun sequence DNA encoding:
- the LOC130506633 gene encoding uncharacterized protein LOC130506633 gives rise to the protein MRFKKGTKVEVLTKSSVPSGAWRSAEIITGNGHYYTVMYDSEGTTERVPRKSMRPEPPPPPFQVLHSWAPGDLVEVLESCSWKIAIVSNVLENDCVLVRLLGSSLTLRANKSDIRVRQSWQDNEWIMVGQGTSRLSAQTSTGKLRRKLNLKCVSSE
- the LOC130506631 gene encoding tRNA dimethylallyltransferase 9-like, with product MVISCGVFSTRSCCSRLQPPCLVLRRRLCGATACSDSVNGSTSNKKRNSEKEKVIVISGPTGAGKSRLALELAKRLNGEIISADSVQVYKGLDVGSAKPSASYRKEVPHHLIDILHPSQDYSVGQFFEDGRQVTKDILSRGRVPIVTGGTGLYLRWFMYGKPDVPKPSPEIISEVHDMLVDFQTDHNWDAAVEFVVNAGDQKASSLPRNDWYRLKRSLEILKTTGSPPSSFRVPYDSFRESLNSPDANDDFSEDGSSGDISIQNIHTDLDYDFLCFFLSSPRIDLYRSIDFRCEDMLSGANGVLSEARWLLDLGLLPNTNSATRAIGYRQAMEYLSKCRRQGGVSSPGEFYGFLNKFQQVSRNFAKRQMTWFRCEPMYHWLNASKPLDTILEFIYDAYEKETETLVVPDSIRMNKDMRNSREANALKAYRPRNRHFIGREDCSSVLEWIRSEGCKSEVSCVEGAAI
- the LOC130506634 gene encoding uncharacterized protein LOC130506634, with translation MQRLQISSRPSEEFLINLLPDSSIPDGLVVYDAAKKDLMLHNNSYKSVNGERAIHIIPLVLFLCAFVLWSFSSY
- the LOC130506635 gene encoding uncharacterized protein LOC130506635; this translates as MVWILFFAENSVWSSWFRDEILDGNLEMFWVINTRQKHSWLVNTLLDLREIIYPWIRKQIHNGETTYFWTSNWSPYGKLSVYLNASVSMRFPVCSTATLAELWDNGGWILPNARSDRQLEVITYLSTRSLNDYKDEIEWWPGNQRQMSYKTGALYDLLRPPAPAVAWHKEVWFSGGIPKHMFLVWLMVRNRCPTRDRILSWGLLTDSRCLLCNAADESIAHCFFDCNFAWEIWKPIATKCNFTSLRQWSVLLAQLKGHPSNRVQKTLLLLCWQATLYTLWTERNNRLHNSRFTSSQGLIAQIKLTVKNRISSLRIERPKFSSALLQLWFTN